The window ACTCAAAAACATGATTCAAAGTGGATCAAAATGACATACAGTGGGCAATGTAGGAACGAAAACATGATTTCAGGGATGAGTTTGGTCAAAGTGACTTAAAATGAGCAATGTGGGAAAGAAAACACGATTAAAGAGTAATGCAGTAATTAAGATTAAACAAAACCACGAAAAGTAAACTCCGAGGAGTTGGTCTAGGGGAAAGCAAACAATAGTTTGGAACTTCAAAGGCGAGTTGGAACTCCCACGTATGCATTCTTTGGTCTACTTTTAAACGACTGCCGAACAAAATTTGAATTGCAGGTGGAAGCTCTCGGAGCTAGAGAAGGTTCCAAACAAATCGTATTGCTCATAGTCTCGCCCGGCAGGCCCTCCAATCTCCACGGTCATGGTATTGCTCAGTCGCAACAAATTCACTTCATCCAGTTTTCAGGACAGACTAATACggtcaacaacaacaaccagaATTTGCTTACGCAGGAAACTAACTAAGAAACTGGTCCGAGATAATCTGCTTGTAAGCCAACCAGAAGAGACAGACGGTCAGATAATCGCTGTTAATATCCTCCTGCACCGCCGGCAGCAGACCAGAGAGGGCGGTCTGGCATACCAGCCCAACCACAAGAAGCAACTGTAAAACCAGACAAGCTAAAACAGACAGCagcctaaaacaaaaacaaagccaGACTAACGAAAGCTTAAGCGGCCTTCCAATCTAAACAAAGCTCTGCAAACCTGCTAAGCAAATAAATATTAAACCTAAACTGACACATCAAATTTTCCATTATAAAACAAGCAGGCATTCTGCCTATCGACATAAACGTAATACAACACAAATAAACATTTGCAATTAGACCTAACAAAAATTACGTTAAAACATGATCAATCGCAAATGATGAGCAAATTGACAAGCACTTCGTTGAAAGTTGAGCTCAATATAACTTaataaaattattcaattttgtGTTACATGGAAATTATgcgagaaggaaaaaaaaactctcaAATCATATTGGAAATTTAAAACGTgtgtttgttttccttttctagCAAAACCATGAACATTGAAGAAGCGAAAATATAATGACACAGATGGGAGCATGAAAGTGGTGTATTGCCTTGTTAATTACACTCTTCCACTTCAACTCATTACATTGCCAATCAagcacttcatttttttttttcctgtgtaGAATATCATTAGTAATGAAAGAAGATAATTGGAGCAACGATCTCTAAACTTCTCAATTTGAGATTTGGTCCCTGGATTAAAATTGTGAGTATTGGTTCCTGAACTTTTTATAATATGGAATAATGAACTTTTTAGCTAATTCTGTCAgaatttctatctttttttgctgctttcaactttttattttagatgaaatttctaaaaatattagtCAAAAGAATCATTGTTTCACATTACGACAAGTTCAGAGACCAAAACTTATAAATTTTAGTtcagagatcaaaattttatcttgtcaaatattctccaataaaaaaaaaataaataaaatatgggAAGGCGATGCTGTAAATAAACGGAAAATGCATGGGCCATGCTTGAAGTTGGCAGATAGGAAAGCGAACCTGGACGTTGCCAAGCGAACTCAAAGAAAACGTGTTTGCAAATTTGAAACAGACGAGTGATGGGATCCAACTAACAAAACAAccattaaataattaaactcaAGACACATATATTTCACGTgcttttttaaccaaaaaataaagtaatatttaaaataaaataaattataaaacttaaaaagttaaatttaaaaactaaatataaataaagataAGCCCGTGGACTGCTGATAAAAGAGACAGAGGACCACAAGTTTTCTCTTACTACAAGAAGGGTATAAAGACAGGAGGTTTCAGCGCcaagattataaaaaaaaaaaaagggatttttttgtctggaaaaaggaagaaagattgGATTTTGAATTCTGGGTTGTGTTTGGATTGAGTGATTTAGAACTGGGTTGGTGGGAAAATATTGGATTTTGAGTGTTGGGTTGTGTTTTGTTGGATTGTGGGATTTTGAACTTGGTCGGCGGAGAAATGTCGAGTTCGTCGGAGAAATTTTCAGGCCAGAGAGGGATGAGGATGGCGGAGAAGCCGTCGAGCTTCACTCAGACATGCAGCATGCTTTGCCAGTACCTCAAGGAGGAAGGCAGCTTTGGAGATCTGAATCTTGACATGGCATGCAACAACATGCAACAATCAAATGGTAAAGCACTTGTCTTTACTTTTTAGCTGgtcttattttctgtttggttgctgagaaaattagAGGAAGAGAGTATGAACTCCATCTAGAATCTTATGCGTGCATGTTTATGTTTTAgactttctgtttggttgctgagaaaccAAGAAGTTTCCCAATTGAAAGAGAATCAGAAAAGGGAAGATTTGTagcacataattttttttaagaagattTAATAAGATCTCATTCAAATTTGACTAGAAACACCTGAAAATTGCAGTAAAAAGCACTTCtctgtttaattttgtttccaTATCAAAAGGTTTCAGAATTTTCcttatttgttttataaaattGGAAAATGTTTGGACAGGAGGAGCACCTGAGATGTTTAATCAGAAAGCCCCACCCATGAATTTCTTTCCATTTATGGAAACTTCTCGAAACATGCCAACGGCGGCTGGAGATTTCAAATCCATGGATTTGTTTCCTCAACAAGCTGGTTTTGGTCCCTCTGCCCCCACTCCCAGAGAAGAGGTCCCCAAGATGGCTGATTCTAGGTAATTTTTTGGAAATTTACGGCTCTGTATTTGTAGGGTTTCGATAGATATTAGAAGGCGAAAATCGGATTTCTGAAAAATTGTAGCAGCATATGACTTTGTTGAGTTCATATGTGAAATCTTTGTTAGCTCACTATGCTTTGTTTCTCATGTACTAGTGTGAAGAAATCTGCCTCGGGAGAGCCTCAAAAGGCACAAATGACTATCTTTTATGGTGGACAAGTCATAGTGTTCAACGATTTTCCGGTGGACAAGGCGAAGGAAGTCATGCTCTTAGCAAGCAAGGAAAGATCCCAGAGCCATACCACTCTGGCTTCTACTCCGGCCAAGATTAAAAATGCCTTTGCCTCTCATTTGGGCAAGAGTCCAATTAATTCCAGCAGTTCAGTTCCCCCGAGCACAAACATGCTTCCTAGGTTTGACAATCAAGCGATCCAGGAGGGCGACAAGCCATCCCCTCGACCGATAGTCTGTGGTAATCTTCTTTCTGTGATCACCGTGTCTCCATATCAAGTACTCCTATAAATAACATGTTTCTAATCAACGATTTCCTTTCTATTGCAGATCTTCCACTTGCGAGGAAAGCTTCGCTTCATCGATTCCTTGAAAAGAGAAAGGATAGGTAGGCATCCGAAACAACTATAGCATATTTTTCTCTCCAATCATCAAAAATACCAATTCATGTTAACAGTAATGTTTATATGATCCATTTGATTGATCTTGTTTACAATTTGTCTGTTTTACAGGCTCAACACGCGAGCACCGTACCAAACGAGCAGCCCTTCATCCGGCCCGGCGAAGCCAACTGAAAACAAGTCATGGTTAGGGTTGGCTGCTCAACAAACCCAATGATATGAGAACCTGTGTTGTTGTATGCATCCTTAGGCTTTCTTAAAGTTCAAGCCTCTGCTATATATTTCAATTTTGGCGGGTTTAATTTAAGCCCGGAATTTCATTAGCTCTATAtttttctgccatgttagatctGCCAACTGTTGGTTAATCTTAATTAGTTTCAGTAAGCATGTAATTAAGCTTCTGATGGAAGGAATTCAATTATTAatgatataattttgaattttaataaaattaattcaCTTTTTGTTCTTCTCTGTTGGTGGAGGTGGGTGCATAAATGGTTTGGTTTAGGCACGTCCAACATTTTCATTTATTGCGTGGCCCTCACAATCTTGCTTTCTCATCAATTCATGTGGCCCCATTGCTTGTGGTTTGTGTCCAGACTATATGGTACAAACCATACAATATGCATTCCTTGTACGAGCAACCATTTTCTGggccttttttctttattaccAAGTTCGTTGATGAGATCTGTACTAAAAACCGAAGTGTCGTAAACTCGGATCTACTAAAAAATTGAGTGTCATAAACTCTGATCTTTTTTAATCAAATAGATATTGAGTGTCGTTAAACCAAATAATTATGTGAACCTTAGGTTTTCTAGATTAAATAATTCACATGAAGGAATGGATAACCATAACTTGctaccagtttttttttttttttttaaggggaaaaaaaaaaggcaaagtGAAAATTATGGTGCTCTAGTGGTTCACATGATTGACTTGTTGAAATTGGTTAAGAGAATTAACATGCAACAAAATCAAATCAGTGTTTGAAATATCCTGGATATCCAAAAATTTAGGGAACGATATGGAAAGATGCACGATATTTCCGGAAATCAGTCAATTTCCTCGATATTTTTAGGAAATATCCAATG of the Pyrus communis chromosome 1, drPyrComm1.1, whole genome shotgun sequence genome contains:
- the LOC137714309 gene encoding protein TIFY 10A-like; this encodes MSSSSEKFSGQRGMRMAEKPSSFTQTCSMLCQYLKEEGSFGDLNLDMACNNMQQSNGGAPEMFNQKAPPMNFFPFMETSRNMPTAAGDFKSMDLFPQQAGFGPSAPTPREEVPKMADSSVKKSASGEPQKAQMTIFYGGQVIVFNDFPVDKAKEVMLLASKERSQSHTTLASTPAKIKNAFASHLGKSPINSSSSVPPSTNMLPRFDNQAIQEGDKPSPRPIVCDLPLARKASLHRFLEKRKDRLNTRAPYQTSSPSSGPAKPTENKSWLGLAAQQTQ